A genomic segment from Clostridia bacterium encodes:
- a CDS encoding NapC/NirT family cytochrome c, with the protein MSTRKLQAIILVVLVVAIGGAVAASRREQASESCGSCHSMAPYAQSWKESNHKNVECWDCHTGPGVGGWVRGMLNIARMKRVEKSGATPDLKVEADESFCLRCHPKAKSISETETMKIPHTLHEGVGLDCQACHGGQVHGENGSAPVSISHDTCIGCHAEWIENDDECVKCHKW; encoded by the coding sequence TTGTCTACGCGTAAGCTGCAGGCTATCATCTTGGTCGTTCTCGTCGTAGCAATTGGAGGGGCTGTGGCAGCCTCGAGGCGTGAGCAGGCGTCGGAGTCGTGTGGTTCATGCCACTCGATGGCGCCGTATGCGCAGTCATGGAAGGAATCAAACCACAAGAACGTAGAGTGCTGGGATTGTCACACAGGACCTGGCGTCGGCGGATGGGTCCGGGGCATGCTCAATATTGCACGCATGAAGAGGGTGGAGAAGTCAGGGGCCACGCCGGACCTCAAGGTTGAGGCGGACGAGAGTTTCTGCCTGAGGTGCCACCCTAAGGCCAAGAGCATCAGCGAGACTGAGACAATGAAGATCCCGCACACCCTCCATGAGGGAGTTGGGCTTGATTGCCAGGCATGCCACGGTGGGCAGGTGCACGGAGAGAATGGATCAGCACCGGTGAGCATCTCCCACGATACCTGCATCGGCTGCCATGCAGAGTGGATCGAGAACGATGACGAGTGCGTGAAATGCCACAAGTGGTAG
- a CDS encoding redox-sensing transcriptional repressor Rex, which translates to MRKSRIPDVVVRRLPLYLRAAEDYARRDHVIVSSQELGQWTGLTPAQVRKDLTFFGEFGKQGIGYDAKYLISQLHDILRLGERTDIGLVGFGNLGRALVHYHVDTHGGSGSVVRDRLHIAAIFDVDPSKIGSEQSGVPVFHVDELRDRISELGLKIIVIAAPADHAQAVMDQCVAAGIKAVLNFAPVNLTAPEDVKVHASDLTLELQSLAFYTD; encoded by the coding sequence ATGAGGAAGAGCAGGATACCAGATGTGGTCGTGAGGCGATTGCCTCTCTATCTCAGGGCAGCTGAGGACTACGCAAGGAGAGACCACGTCATCGTATCATCGCAGGAATTGGGGCAATGGACAGGGCTAACCCCGGCGCAGGTCAGAAAGGACCTCACGTTCTTTGGGGAATTCGGCAAACAGGGCATCGGTTACGATGCGAAATACCTCATCTCTCAACTCCACGATATTCTCCGATTGGGCGAGAGGACAGATATCGGGCTGGTGGGATTCGGAAACCTGGGGCGGGCGCTCGTTCACTATCACGTTGACACCCACGGCGGTTCAGGCAGCGTGGTCAGAGATAGGCTGCACATTGCTGCGATATTCGATGTGGATCCTTCGAAGATCGGATCTGAGCAGTCAGGCGTTCCCGTCTTTCATGTGGATGAATTGAGGGATAGAATCAGCGAGCTTGGGCTCAAGATAATCGTGATCGCGGCGCCGGCCGATCACGCGCAGGCAGTGATGGATCAGTGCGTGGCTGCGGGGATAAAGGCAGTGCTCAATTTCGCGCCAGTGAACCTCACTGCGCCTGAGGATGTTAAGGTCCATGCATCTGACCTAACCCTCGAGCTCCAGAGCCTGGCATTCTACACCGACTAA
- a CDS encoding SoxR reducing system RseC family protein codes for MRQYGVVQRLNGDHVEVLVSRPTACKSCGACQLGNNAPHAVTVRNEAGADVGDTVALELSGRELMRAAGLAYGVPLLAFLAGLGLGPAAASRAGLVIGHSLASAIGGFLFLALGYYGVHLYDRSVGASSFMSVATEVVDPDNLECSAMGKCERPGGSK; via the coding sequence ATGAGGCAGTATGGGGTAGTGCAGCGCTTGAACGGAGATCATGTCGAGGTGCTGGTAAGCCGGCCAACGGCGTGCAAGAGCTGTGGCGCATGTCAGCTGGGAAACAACGCGCCTCACGCCGTGACCGTGAGGAACGAGGCAGGTGCGGATGTAGGCGACACCGTGGCGTTGGAGCTTTCCGGCCGCGAGCTGATGCGTGCAGCTGGGCTTGCATATGGAGTCCCGTTGCTTGCGTTCCTAGCGGGCCTTGGGTTGGGGCCGGCTGCGGCAAGCAGGGCAGGCCTCGTAATCGGTCATTCACTGGCCTCGGCTATCGGCGGGTTCCTCTTCCTTGCCCTTGGATACTATGGGGTTCATCTTTACGACCGATCGGTCGGGGCCTCCTCGTTCATGTCGGTGGCGACAGAGGTGGTTGACCCCGACAACCTAGAATGCTCAGCTATGGGCAAATGCGAGAGGCCAGGGGGCAGCAAATGA
- a CDS encoding ATP-binding protein encodes MRELSLHILDIVQNSISAGAGLVQIDVIENAQADSMTIRVTDDGSGMDPETARRIVDPFVTSRITRPVGLGVPLFAAAAERCGGGLGIDSSCGAGATVTAVFGLSHIDRAPLGNMADTFRVLAVCNPNVDFVYNHVRGERSFHVDTREIRAALGDVPLSLPEVALFIRDFIAEGERGLGGSA; translated from the coding sequence ATGAGAGAGTTATCGCTTCACATTCTCGATATCGTGCAGAATTCGATTTCCGCGGGCGCCGGGCTTGTGCAGATCGACGTGATCGAGAATGCCCAAGCAGACTCCATGACCATACGTGTGACCGACGACGGATCCGGGATGGATCCAGAGACCGCCCGAAGAATCGTAGACCCGTTCGTGACCTCACGCATTACTCGCCCTGTCGGCCTGGGAGTTCCGCTTTTCGCTGCCGCGGCCGAAAGATGCGGCGGCGGTCTCGGGATCGACAGCTCGTGTGGCGCTGGGGCGACTGTCACTGCGGTGTTTGGGCTCTCGCATATCGACCGCGCGCCTCTGGGCAACATGGCTGACACATTTCGTGTGCTGGCAGTATGTAACCCAAACGTGGATTTCGTGTATAATCACGTGCGGGGGGAGAGATCTTTTCACGTGGATACCAGAGAGATTCGGGCCGCTCTTGGAGATGTGCCGTTGAGCCTTCCCGAGGTGGCCCTGTTCATCCGGGATTTCATCGCAGAGGGTGAGAGGGGGCTTGGTGGGTCGGCATGA
- a CDS encoding PHP domain-containing protein, translated as MPRAFAADLHVHTFLSPCASREMSPGSIVRRCREVGIDVVAITDHNTGGNVARAIAEANAEAAAEAAAADVNANPCRSVLTVIAGMEVSTVEDVHLLVLLPSLAALGEWEREVAIARAPGVNVREIFGEQWVQDAATGEIREEHALLAAPTRLSVDDVAFRAAELGGICLPAHVDRPSFSILGQLGFIPEHLDIPAVEISRNTCGTQAFAHIPAIVGRTLVCSSDAHSLDEIGLGSSLIWAEAPTASEIIMALRGVGGRRVEVL; from the coding sequence CTTCGCGGCGGATCTGCATGTACACACCTTCCTTTCGCCGTGCGCCTCCCGGGAGATGAGCCCGGGCAGCATCGTGAGGAGATGCCGCGAGGTGGGGATCGATGTCGTTGCCATCACCGACCACAACACTGGCGGCAACGTGGCCCGGGCGATTGCAGAAGCGAACGCGGAGGCGGCGGCGGAAGCTGCGGCGGCGGATGTGAATGCGAACCCCTGCCGATCCGTGCTCACCGTAATCGCGGGCATGGAAGTGTCGACCGTGGAAGACGTCCACCTGTTGGTGCTGCTCCCGAGCTTGGCGGCGTTGGGGGAGTGGGAGCGCGAAGTGGCGATTGCGAGGGCGCCGGGAGTCAATGTAAGGGAGATCTTCGGAGAGCAATGGGTGCAGGACGCTGCCACAGGTGAAATCCGGGAGGAACATGCGCTTCTTGCTGCACCCACGCGCCTGTCTGTGGACGATGTGGCGTTCCGCGCTGCAGAGCTCGGCGGGATCTGCTTGCCAGCACATGTAGACAGGCCCTCATTCAGCATACTGGGGCAGCTTGGTTTCATCCCTGAACACCTGGACATACCTGCGGTCGAGATATCCCGCAACACCTGCGGAACTCAGGCCTTTGCACACATCCCTGCCATTGTAGGGCGCACGCTCGTCTGTTCATCAGATGCTCACTCCCTGGACGAGATTGGACTTGGTTCCTCGCTCATCTGGGCTGAGGCGCCTACGGCGTCGGAGATCATCATGGCCTTACGCGGAGTGGGGGGCCGACGGGTGGAGGTCCTATAG